One part of the Flavobacterium johnsoniae UW101 genome encodes these proteins:
- a CDS encoding MarC family NAAT transporter, with translation MDLFIYLFAALFSVLNPIGTVPIFVGLTQHDSQKERSRISLWTAINVGIILLVSYFIGQYVLTFFGISIDALRIAGGIVIVNSGFSLLSGKFNKKRGINKKIENEVQQRNDIALTPLAIPMLAGPGSISLLIAFYQEHHQMEEILFSCLAILAIAVVIFVILKSAHYLARILGASGIVAISRIVGFIVISIGIQYIVSSIVNIIKGNLM, from the coding sequence ATGGATTTATTTATTTACCTATTTGCCGCTCTTTTCTCAGTACTAAACCCAATTGGAACAGTACCCATTTTTGTTGGATTAACACAGCATGATTCACAAAAAGAACGTTCGAGAATTTCTTTATGGACTGCCATAAATGTTGGTATTATTTTATTAGTTTCTTATTTCATTGGCCAATATGTTTTAACTTTTTTTGGAATTAGTATTGATGCACTTCGAATCGCCGGCGGAATTGTAATTGTAAATTCTGGTTTTTCGTTACTTTCTGGTAAATTCAATAAGAAGCGAGGTATCAATAAAAAAATTGAAAACGAAGTACAACAAAGAAACGACATTGCCTTAACTCCATTAGCAATTCCGATGCTTGCTGGTCCCGGATCAATTTCTTTGTTAATTGCATTTTATCAGGAACATCATCAAATGGAAGAAATCCTTTTTTCTTGTCTTGCGATTTTAGCAATAGCTGTTGTAATTTTTGTTATTCTAAAAAGTGCACATTATCTGGCAAGAATTTTAGGTGCGTCTGGAATCGTTGCTATTTCAAGAATTGTTGGCTTTATTGTAATCTCTATTGGGATTCAATACATTGTAAGCTCGATCGTAAATATCATAAAAGGAAACTTAATGTAA
- a CDS encoding polysaccharide biosynthesis tyrosine autokinase, translating to MLDIKDFSIFENQSNFDFKGFLLKIISYWKWFLLSLIIAFTIAYRVNVRKEKIYGMQTMISIKEESNPFFTSNTSLVFNWGGVSDKVNGISTILQSRSHNEMVVSKLSFYVDYLEQGKYNLIDSYGAVPFYVEIDKTKGQLANNLISIKFLSENEYQIKIPFENPSVSLITYSDNTYSNTSVQPAIFLKRYKVGEQASLPFLNWKLQIIDNPGFYIGKEYFVRFNDFNGTVSRYRGISVDGDKGGGSILTLSMQGTNKARMVEYLNATVRMLIKIQLDGKNQFATNTIRFIDSTLVSMEAQLKQTGNELKTFSKDKNIFDIEGGGEKFSNKIMDFDVQKDQVTRKIAYYNSLRAYLNNSVDYSRLPAPSVAGIEDANIIAGVAKLITLSTQRSEMAYAVKSDKIFKDFDNQMQAVKNVLIENISSAKNSLLYDLSLVNAKIGEAESTVKRLPQEQQELLKIKRKYDLNDNIYTEFLQKRNEAEIVKASNLSDIHFIDPAKDIGGGLIGPKTSVNYILALFLGILVPLMFIFILFFINNSIQNIDDISKLTNIPIIGVIGFNKESVNLAVFDKPKSALSEAFRGVRSSLQFLYKKQQLEGSKTLMITSSISGEGKTFCSINIATVFALSEKKTVIVGLDLRKPRLADEFCLTNHQLGVVNYLIKQNTLEEITNSTQISNLDVILSGPIPPNPSELILGDAMGELINELKQKYDYIILDTPPVGLVSDALELIQYTDVTLYIVRQNYTKKDMITLLNNRVKRGELTNTSVIFNGFENKTKYGSNYGYGYGYGAYSNGYHEEEKKGFLKVISKVFRKK from the coding sequence ATGTTAGATATAAAAGATTTTTCCATTTTTGAGAACCAGTCAAATTTTGATTTTAAAGGTTTTTTGTTGAAAATAATAAGTTATTGGAAATGGTTTTTATTGAGCTTGATAATTGCATTTACAATTGCATATCGGGTGAATGTAAGAAAAGAAAAAATTTACGGAATGCAGACCATGATTTCTATTAAAGAGGAGAGTAATCCCTTTTTTACTTCTAATACTAGTTTAGTTTTTAATTGGGGAGGTGTTTCAGATAAAGTAAATGGAATTTCGACTATTTTGCAATCAAGATCTCATAACGAAATGGTTGTTAGTAAATTATCTTTTTATGTCGACTATTTGGAGCAAGGAAAATATAATTTAATTGATTCTTATGGAGCAGTACCTTTCTATGTAGAAATTGATAAAACAAAAGGGCAACTGGCAAATAATTTAATTAGCATTAAGTTTTTGAGTGAAAATGAATATCAAATTAAAATTCCATTTGAAAACCCTTCAGTTTCATTAATCACATATTCTGATAATACTTATAGTAATACTTCTGTTCAGCCAGCAATATTTTTAAAAAGATATAAAGTTGGAGAACAGGCTTCTCTACCTTTTCTAAATTGGAAATTGCAGATAATTGATAATCCAGGTTTTTACATAGGGAAGGAATATTTTGTGAGGTTTAATGATTTTAACGGAACAGTTTCTCGTTATAGAGGAATTAGTGTTGACGGTGATAAAGGGGGAGGCTCTATCCTGACTTTAAGTATGCAGGGAACTAACAAAGCAAGAATGGTGGAGTATTTAAATGCAACAGTAAGAATGTTGATTAAAATTCAGCTGGATGGAAAAAATCAGTTTGCAACAAATACTATTCGATTTATTGATAGCACTCTTGTTTCTATGGAAGCACAGTTGAAACAAACAGGTAATGAGTTAAAAACATTTTCGAAAGACAAAAATATATTTGATATAGAAGGAGGTGGCGAAAAATTTTCTAATAAAATTATGGATTTTGATGTTCAAAAGGATCAAGTTACTAGAAAAATTGCTTACTATAACTCTTTAAGAGCATATTTAAATAATAGTGTAGATTACTCAAGATTGCCCGCTCCATCAGTTGCCGGAATTGAAGATGCAAATATTATTGCAGGTGTTGCAAAACTTATTACACTTTCTACTCAAAGATCAGAAATGGCTTATGCTGTAAAAAGTGATAAAATTTTTAAAGATTTTGATAATCAAATGCAGGCGGTGAAAAATGTTTTGATAGAAAATATTTCATCTGCAAAAAATTCTCTGCTTTATGATTTGTCTCTTGTAAATGCAAAAATTGGAGAAGCAGAAAGTACTGTTAAAAGACTTCCTCAAGAACAGCAGGAATTGTTAAAAATAAAGAGGAAATATGATCTTAATGATAATATTTATACTGAATTTCTGCAAAAGAGAAATGAAGCTGAAATTGTAAAGGCATCTAATCTTTCAGATATTCATTTTATAGATCCTGCAAAAGATATTGGAGGAGGGTTAATAGGTCCCAAAACTTCTGTGAATTATATTCTGGCATTATTTCTAGGAATATTAGTTCCGCTAATGTTTATTTTTATTTTATTTTTTATTAATAATTCTATTCAAAACATTGATGATATAAGTAAATTAACGAATATACCAATTATTGGAGTTATTGGATTTAATAAGGAATCAGTAAATTTAGCTGTTTTTGACAAACCGAAATCTGCACTTTCTGAGGCCTTTAGAGGAGTTCGTTCATCTTTGCAGTTTTTATATAAAAAGCAACAGTTAGAAGGATCAAAAACTTTAATGATTACATCATCTATTAGTGGAGAAGGTAAAACATTTTGTTCGATAAATATCGCAACAGTTTTCGCTTTAAGTGAGAAAAAAACAGTAATCGTTGGTTTAGATTTGAGAAAACCTCGTTTAGCAGATGAATTTTGTTTGACAAATCATCAATTAGGCGTTGTGAATTATTTAATAAAACAAAATACTTTAGAAGAGATAACTAATTCAACACAGATTTCAAATCTTGATGTTATACTTTCAGGTCCTATTCCGCCTAATCCTTCTGAATTGATTCTAGGTGACGCAATGGGAGAGTTGATAAATGAGCTTAAACAAAAGTATGATTATATTATTCTTGACACACCTCCCGTAGGGTTAGTTTCTGACGCTTTGGAGTTAATTCAATATACTGATGTTACTTTGTATATTGTGAGACAGAATTACACTAAAAAAGATATGATTACCCTTTTAAATAACAGAGTTAAAAGAGGAGAATTAACTAATACGAGTGTTATATTTAACGGTTTTGAAAATAAAACAAAATACGGTTCTAATTACGGATACGGATACGGCTATGGTGCTTATTCTAATGGATATCATGAAGAAGAAAAAAAAGGATTTTTGAAAGTGATATCCAAAGTATTTAGAAAAAAATAA
- the ctlX gene encoding citrulline utilization hydrolase CtlX — protein MKQTTNAIVMIRPVAFRMNEQTAVNNYYQKVLDGLLPSTVNAKAQQEFDAFVEKLRAVGVDVTVIEDTLETDTPDSIFPNNWVSFHENGDVALYPMFAENRRQERREDILDTLEEKGFEISNIMDYTSAEDDGYFLEGTGSLLLDRANAKAYCALSPRADEELFIEFCEDFDYAPVIFEAFQTVDGERKLIYHTNVMMCLGETFAVICADCIDDKKERKMVLDNLKDDKKEIILITEDQVNNFAGNMLEVRGTNDKKYIVMSASAHQSLTPKQIQQLEKHAEILSSSLDTIEACGGGSARCMMAEVFLPRN, from the coding sequence ATGAAACAAACTACAAATGCAATCGTAATGATTCGGCCAGTTGCTTTCAGAATGAATGAGCAGACTGCTGTAAATAATTATTACCAAAAAGTATTAGATGGATTATTGCCAAGCACTGTGAATGCAAAAGCACAACAAGAATTTGATGCTTTTGTTGAAAAACTAAGAGCTGTTGGTGTTGATGTTACCGTAATCGAAGATACTTTGGAAACTGATACTCCGGATAGTATTTTCCCAAACAACTGGGTTTCTTTTCATGAAAATGGAGATGTAGCACTTTATCCTATGTTTGCCGAAAATCGTCGTCAGGAACGTCGTGAAGATATTTTAGATACACTAGAAGAAAAAGGTTTCGAAATTTCTAATATAATGGATTATACATCTGCAGAAGATGATGGGTATTTTTTAGAAGGAACCGGAAGTTTGCTTTTAGATCGTGCTAATGCAAAAGCGTATTGTGCTCTATCTCCTCGTGCTGATGAAGAATTATTTATAGAATTCTGCGAAGATTTTGATTATGCTCCGGTAATTTTTGAAGCTTTTCAAACAGTTGACGGTGAAAGAAAACTAATATATCATACCAATGTTATGATGTGTTTAGGAGAAACATTTGCTGTTATTTGTGCAGATTGTATCGATGATAAAAAAGAAAGAAAAATGGTTTTAGATAATCTGAAAGATGATAAAAAAGAAATCATTTTAATTACAGAAGATCAAGTAAATAATTTTGCTGGTAATATGTTGGAAGTTCGTGGTACAAACGATAAAAAATATATCGTTATGAGTGCGTCAGCTCATCAAAGTTTAACTCCTAAGCAAATTCAGCAGTTAGAGAAACATGCAGAGATTTTGAGTTCTAGTTTAGATACTATTGAAGCTTGTGGAGGCGGAAGTGCAAGATGTATGATGGCTGAAGTATTTTTGCCAAGAAATTAA
- a CDS encoding dimethylarginine dimethylaminohydrolase family protein, with protein MLQLNVKNETSRLRAVVLGSAVHNGPTPTIDEAYDPKSLEHIKAGTYPIEKDMVAEMDAFNAVFQKYNVTVYRPELIENYNQIFARDIGFVIDDVFVKSNILPDRERELDAIQYVIDQINPVKVVRPPEEVHIEGGDVMLWNDHIFIGTYKGSDYKDYITARTNMHGVNYIKELFPNKIVKEFDLVKSKLEARDNALHLDCCFQPVGKDKGIIYKRGFREEADYLYLVKLFGKENLFHIEREEMYNMFSNVFSIDTNVVVSEKNFTRLNNWLRAKGFTVEEIPYAEIAKQEGLLRCSTLPLIRD; from the coding sequence ATGTTGCAATTAAATGTAAAGAACGAAACATCTAGGCTTCGGGCTGTTGTTTTGGGTTCTGCCGTTCATAATGGGCCAACTCCTACAATTGATGAAGCCTATGATCCTAAATCGTTGGAACATATTAAAGCAGGAACATATCCAATAGAAAAAGATATGGTTGCTGAAATGGATGCTTTTAATGCTGTTTTTCAAAAGTATAATGTGACAGTTTATCGTCCTGAGTTGATCGAAAACTACAATCAGATTTTTGCAAGAGATATAGGATTTGTAATTGATGATGTTTTTGTAAAATCGAATATTCTGCCAGATCGCGAACGTGAATTAGATGCAATTCAATATGTTATTGATCAAATTAATCCAGTAAAAGTGGTGCGTCCGCCGGAAGAAGTTCATATTGAAGGCGGTGACGTCATGCTTTGGAATGATCATATTTTTATTGGTACTTACAAAGGAAGCGACTATAAAGATTACATTACGGCCAGAACAAATATGCATGGTGTAAATTATATTAAAGAATTATTCCCAAATAAAATTGTAAAAGAATTTGATTTAGTTAAATCTAAATTAGAAGCACGTGATAATGCACTACATTTAGACTGCTGTTTTCAGCCTGTTGGGAAAGATAAAGGCATTATCTACAAAAGAGGTTTTCGTGAAGAGGCAGATTATTTGTATTTAGTTAAGCTTTTTGGAAAAGAAAATTTATTCCATATAGAAAGAGAAGAAATGTACAATATGTTTTCAAATGTCTTTTCGATCGATACAAATGTTGTGGTTTCTGAAAAGAACTTCACTCGTTTAAATAATTGGCTTCGTGCAAAAGGTTTTACAGTGGAAGAGATCCCTTATGCAGAAATAGCAAAACAAGAAGGGTTGTTAAGATGTTCAACTTTGCCATTAATTAGAGACTAA
- a CDS encoding polysaccharide biosynthesis/export family protein yields the protein MTKNSFYILLIVSIFFTSCIPVKDLIYLQDKNNSGEQNNNIAQVESKPYRLQVNDVLSVTIKAIDPKFVSIFSPTESGADGKSESALYFDGFTVDDHGNIRMPILGEINVIGYTLEEVRLKIEKQLLEEYFKSEANIFVTVKLAGFRYTINGEVGSTGTKTLFQERVNVLEAIANAGDIKTVGDRKSVVIIRQSPTGVQMNSIDLTDVNVMKSPYYYLQPNDYIYVKPLRQKTWGTGETGLQSIGTIITLLSLATTVYFIVKN from the coding sequence ATGACAAAAAATAGCTTTTATATACTTTTAATAGTTAGTATATTTTTTACTTCATGTATCCCTGTAAAAGATCTGATATATTTACAAGATAAAAATAATTCGGGAGAGCAAAACAATAATATAGCTCAGGTAGAATCGAAACCTTACAGGCTTCAGGTTAATGATGTCTTGAGTGTTACTATTAAAGCTATTGACCCTAAGTTTGTATCTATTTTTAGTCCCACCGAAAGTGGAGCTGATGGCAAATCTGAATCTGCTTTATATTTTGATGGATTTACGGTTGATGATCATGGAAATATAAGAATGCCAATCTTGGGTGAGATAAATGTTATAGGGTATACTTTAGAAGAAGTACGTCTTAAAATTGAAAAGCAGCTTCTTGAAGAATATTTTAAAAGTGAAGCTAATATTTTTGTTACAGTTAAACTTGCAGGGTTTAGATATACAATCAATGGCGAAGTTGGCAGCACTGGTACAAAAACTTTGTTTCAGGAACGCGTAAATGTATTGGAAGCGATTGCTAATGCAGGAGATATTAAAACAGTTGGAGATAGAAAATCTGTTGTTATCATTCGCCAGAGTCCCACCGGAGTTCAGATGAATTCTATTGATTTAACAGATGTTAATGTTATGAAGTCTCCATATTATTATTTACAGCCAAATGATTACATTTATGTTAAGCCTTTACGACAAAAAACTTGGGGTACAGGAGAGACAGGTTTACAATCTATTGGTACAATCATAACTTTACTTTCTTTGGCAACAACTGTTTATTTTATTGTAAAAAACTAA
- a CDS encoding SDR family oxidoreductase, producing MEISNQNTILITGGAGFIGSNLSEHFLGLGHKVICLDNFSTGHRHNLKDFIENPNYKLIEGDIRNLEDCTKAVQGVDYVLHQAALGSVPRSINDPITTNEVNVSGFLNMLVASRDAKIKRFIYAASSSTYGDSEGLPKVEEVIGKPLSPYAITKYVNELYAEIFSRTYGLETIGLRYFNVFGRKQDPDGAYAAVIPKFVRQLINLESPLINGDGNYSRDFTYIDNVIQMNELAINTKDSAAINTVYNTAFGDRNTLNDLVKYLKQYLSEFDPNIADVEISYGLNRVGDIPHSLASIEKAKKMLGYKPEFSLQDGLKEAVSWYWNNLK from the coding sequence ATGGAGATTTCAAATCAAAATACGATATTAATTACTGGAGGCGCAGGGTTTATTGGCTCAAATTTATCTGAGCATTTTTTAGGTTTAGGTCATAAAGTAATTTGTTTGGATAATTTTTCTACTGGACATAGACATAATCTAAAAGATTTTATAGAAAATCCTAATTACAAATTAATTGAAGGCGATATTAGAAATCTTGAAGATTGTACTAAAGCTGTTCAAGGAGTTGATTATGTTTTACATCAAGCTGCATTAGGATCTGTGCCAAGATCTATAAATGATCCGATAACAACAAATGAAGTAAATGTTTCAGGTTTTTTAAATATGTTAGTCGCTTCAAGAGATGCAAAAATAAAACGTTTTATTTATGCTGCCAGCTCATCAACTTATGGAGATTCTGAAGGATTGCCAAAAGTAGAAGAAGTAATTGGAAAACCTTTATCTCCATATGCTATTACAAAATATGTAAATGAACTGTATGCAGAAATTTTTAGCAGAACCTATGGACTAGAAACAATTGGATTACGATATTTTAATGTTTTTGGAAGGAAGCAAGACCCAGATGGTGCTTATGCTGCAGTAATTCCAAAATTTGTTAGGCAATTAATCAATCTTGAGAGCCCTTTAATAAATGGAGACGGTAATTATTCACGTGATTTTACATATATTGATAATGTGATTCAAATGAATGAACTGGCTATAAATACGAAAGATTCAGCTGCAATTAATACAGTTTATAATACTGCATTTGGAGATCGAAATACATTAAATGATTTAGTGAAATATCTAAAACAATATTTGTCAGAATTTGATCCAAATATCGCTGATGTTGAAATTAGTTATGGATTAAATAGAGTTGGAGATATTCCGCATTCATTGGCAAGTATCGAAAAAGCAAAAAAAATGTTAGGATATAAACCAGAATTCTCTTTGCAGGATGGATTAAAAGAAGCAGTTAGTTGGTACTGGAATAATTTAAAATAA
- a CDS encoding CoA-binding protein: MKNKKTLLLGATTKTDRYAFRAINALTQKGHTVIAIGQNAGEVAGVKIHTKAIPVKNIDTVTLYLNPTRQRDYYNYIIEAQPKRVIFNPGTENPELYQLLELNNIEAEVACTLVLLATNQY; this comes from the coding sequence ATGAAAAACAAAAAAACTTTGTTGCTAGGAGCAACAACAAAAACAGATCGTTATGCTTTTAGAGCTATTAATGCATTAACTCAAAAAGGGCATACTGTTATTGCTATTGGGCAAAATGCCGGAGAAGTAGCAGGGGTAAAAATTCATACAAAAGCAATTCCGGTTAAAAATATAGATACAGTTACTTTATATTTAAATCCTACTCGTCAGCGTGATTATTATAATTATATCATTGAAGCACAGCCAAAAAGAGTGATCTTTAATCCGGGAACTGAAAATCCTGAACTGTATCAATTATTAGAGTTAAATAATATTGAAGCAGAAGTGGCTTGTACTTTGGTACTATTGGCAACAAATCAATATTAA
- the recR gene encoding recombination mediator RecR encodes MEFSSKLIEKAVNEMSQLPGIGKRTALRLVLHLLKQPKEQTGFLSQALLNMREDIKFCENCHNISDTKVCEICANSVRNHQTICVVEDIRDVMAIENTGQYKGIYHVLGGKISPIEGVGPSQLNISSLVEKVKSGKVVEIIFALSSTMEGDTTNFYIYKQIAESEIIISTIARGISVGDELEYADEITLGRSILHRVPFEKTFKNN; translated from the coding sequence ATGGAATTTTCATCAAAATTAATAGAAAAAGCAGTCAATGAAATGTCGCAATTACCAGGGATTGGTAAACGTACGGCATTGCGATTGGTATTACATTTATTAAAACAGCCAAAAGAACAAACAGGATTTTTGTCGCAGGCGCTTTTAAATATGCGTGAGGATATTAAATTCTGTGAAAATTGTCACAATATTTCAGATACTAAAGTGTGTGAAATTTGTGCAAATTCAGTTAGAAATCATCAAACAATTTGTGTTGTAGAAGATATTCGAGATGTCATGGCAATTGAAAACACAGGACAATATAAAGGAATTTATCATGTTTTAGGAGGTAAGATTTCGCCAATTGAAGGAGTTGGTCCAAGTCAGCTGAATATTTCAAGCTTAGTTGAGAAAGTAAAATCAGGAAAAGTGGTTGAAATTATATTTGCACTAAGCTCTACAATGGAAGGCGATACGACCAATTTTTATATTTATAAACAAATCGCCGAATCAGAAATTATAATTTCGACTATTGCAAGAGGGATATCAGTGGGAGATGAATTAGAATATGCTGATGAAATTACCCTTGGTCGAAGTATTCTGCATCGAGTTCCATTTGAAAAAACTTTCAAAAATAATTAA
- a CDS encoding UDP-glucose 6-dehydrogenase encodes MEITKICCIGAGYVGGPTMAVIAQKCPHIQVTVVDLNEQRIKDWNDPNTDNIPIYEPGLSEIVAEARGRNLFFSTEVEKAIDEAQVIFISVNTPTKTYGKGKGMAADLKYIELCARQIAKVAKQNKIVVEKSTLPVRTAEAIKSILDNTGNGVQFQILSNPEFLAEGTAVTDLLNPDRILIGGDSSPEGESAIDALVNVYANWVNRDKILTTNVWSSELSKLTANAFLAQRISSINAMSELCEKTGANVNEVAKAIGMDSRIGPKFLKASVGFGGSCFQKDILNLVYIAKSYGLNEVADYWEQVIIMNDHQKRRFSNKIVQTLYNTVADKKITFLGWAFKKDTNDTRESAAIYVADDLINEQAKISVYDPKVSRNKMLSDLDYLETRSEVENAEALTIFDNAYEACKESHAIAILTEWDEFTTYDWQKIYEFMHKPAFVFDGRNILNAKELESIGFIYNGIGS; translated from the coding sequence ATGGAAATTACAAAAATTTGCTGCATTGGTGCCGGTTATGTTGGAGGGCCAACTATGGCTGTAATTGCTCAAAAATGTCCACATATTCAAGTAACAGTTGTAGACTTGAATGAACAAAGAATTAAAGATTGGAATGATCCAAATACTGATAATATTCCTATTTATGAACCTGGGCTTTCAGAAATTGTAGCTGAAGCAAGAGGAAGGAACTTATTTTTTTCTACAGAAGTTGAAAAAGCAATTGATGAAGCTCAAGTTATTTTTATTTCAGTAAATACACCAACCAAAACCTACGGAAAAGGAAAAGGTATGGCGGCAGATTTAAAATATATTGAATTATGTGCCAGACAAATTGCGAAAGTTGCAAAACAGAATAAAATTGTCGTTGAAAAATCAACTCTGCCAGTTAGGACTGCAGAAGCAATTAAAAGTATATTAGATAATACTGGAAATGGTGTTCAGTTTCAGATTTTATCAAATCCAGAGTTTTTAGCAGAAGGAACAGCCGTTACAGATCTGTTAAATCCTGACAGAATTTTGATTGGAGGGGATTCTTCTCCAGAAGGTGAATCAGCTATTGATGCTTTAGTTAATGTTTATGCAAACTGGGTGAATAGAGATAAAATTTTGACTACAAATGTTTGGTCTTCAGAATTGTCTAAGCTAACGGCTAATGCATTTTTAGCACAGCGAATTTCTTCAATTAATGCTATGTCTGAGTTGTGTGAAAAAACAGGTGCTAATGTAAATGAAGTAGCTAAAGCTATTGGGATGGATAGTAGAATTGGTCCAAAATTTTTAAAAGCTTCAGTTGGATTTGGAGGATCTTGTTTTCAAAAAGATATCTTAAACCTAGTTTATATTGCAAAATCATACGGATTAAACGAAGTAGCAGATTATTGGGAGCAGGTTATTATTATGAATGATCATCAAAAAAGAAGATTTTCGAATAAAATTGTTCAAACCTTATATAATACAGTTGCTGATAAAAAAATAACTTTTTTGGGCTGGGCTTTCAAAAAAGATACAAACGATACAAGAGAATCTGCAGCGATTTACGTGGCAGATGATTTGATAAATGAACAAGCAAAAATTTCTGTTTATGACCCGAAAGTTTCAAGGAATAAAATGCTCAGTGATTTAGACTATTTGGAAACTAGATCTGAAGTAGAAAATGCTGAAGCATTAACAATATTTGACAATGCTTATGAAGCTTGTAAAGAATCTCATGCGATTGCAATATTAACTGAGTGGGATGAATTTACGACTTATGATTGGCAAAAAATTTATGAGTTTATGCATAAACCGGCATTTGTTTTTGATGGCAGAAATATTTTAAATGCAAAAGAATTAGAATCAATTGGATTTATTTATAACGGAATAGGTTCATAA
- a CDS encoding citrate synthase — translation MSKIATLEIDGKKIELPVITGSENESAIDINKLRDLTGVITIDPGYKNSGSCTSEITFLDGEEGILRYRGYSIEDLAEKASFLEVSYLLIFGELPTAAQLEDFENNIRKHSLVNEEMKNIIDGFPKTAHPMGVLSALTSALTAFNPKAVNVDNEKEMYEAICKTMAKFLVIATWTYRKSMGYPLNYYDNTKGYVESFMQLMFKLPTGPYAANPVIVNALDKLFILHADHEQNCSTSTVRMVGSSHAGLFASVSAGVSALWGPLHGGANQAVLEMLEEINKDGGDTDKFLAKAKDKNDPFRLMGFGHRVYKNFDPRAKIIKKAATEVLETLGVEDPILDIARKLEKAALEDDYFKSRNLYPNVDFYSGIIYRALGIPTDMFTVMFAIGRLPGWIAQWKEMRENKEPIGRPRQIYTGHPLREFKSNK, via the coding sequence ATGTCAAAAATAGCTACATTAGAAATAGATGGTAAAAAGATTGAACTTCCAGTAATCACAGGAAGCGAAAACGAATCAGCTATCGATATTAACAAATTACGTGATTTAACAGGTGTTATTACTATTGATCCGGGTTATAAAAATTCAGGATCTTGTACAAGTGAAATCACTTTCTTGGATGGAGAAGAAGGAATTTTACGCTACAGAGGGTATTCAATCGAAGATTTAGCAGAAAAAGCTAGTTTCTTAGAAGTTTCATACCTTTTGATTTTTGGAGAATTGCCAACTGCGGCACAATTAGAAGATTTTGAAAATAATATTAGAAAACATTCTTTGGTAAACGAAGAAATGAAAAATATTATTGACGGTTTTCCAAAAACAGCCCACCCAATGGGAGTTTTATCTGCTTTAACAAGTGCTTTGACAGCATTTAATCCAAAAGCGGTAAATGTTGATAATGAAAAAGAAATGTACGAAGCTATTTGTAAAACAATGGCAAAGTTTCTTGTGATTGCGACTTGGACTTATAGAAAATCTATGGGTTATCCGTTAAACTACTACGATAATACAAAAGGATATGTTGAGAGCTTTATGCAATTAATGTTTAAATTGCCAACAGGTCCTTACGCAGCAAATCCGGTTATTGTTAATGCTTTAGATAAATTATTTATTCTTCATGCAGATCATGAACAAAACTGTTCTACTTCGACAGTAAGAATGGTAGGTTCTTCTCATGCTGGTTTATTTGCTTCAGTTTCTGCAGGAGTTTCTGCTTTATGGGGACCACTTCATGGTGGTGCAAACCAAGCGGTACTTGAAATGTTAGAAGAAATTAATAAAGACGGTGGAGATACTGATAAATTCTTAGCAAAAGCAAAAGATAAAAATGATCCATTCCGTTTAATGGGATTCGGACACAGAGTTTATAAAAACTTTGATCCAAGAGCCAAAATCATCAAAAAAGCAGCAACTGAAGTATTAGAGACTTTAGGTGTTGAAGATCCAATTTTAGATATTGCAAGAAAATTAGAAAAGGCAGCTCTTGAAGATGATTACTTCAAATCAAGAAATTTATATCCAAACGTTGATTTCTACTCTGGAATTATCTACAGAGCGTTAGGAATTCCAACAGATATGTTTACTGTAATGTTTGCTATCGGAAGATTACCAGGCTGGATCGCACAATGGAAAGAAATGCGTGAAAATAAAGAGCCAATTGGAAGGCCAAGACAAATTTATACTGGACATCCTTTAAGAGAGTTCAAGTCTAATAAATAA